In a single window of the Nicotiana tomentosiformis chromosome 8, ASM39032v3, whole genome shotgun sequence genome:
- the LOC138897527 gene encoding uncharacterized protein — MSLSINVPLVEALEQMLGYAMFMKDLMTKKLSMNFETIKVTHQVSAIVNSMAPKLEDPGTFTIPCTIGSAEFAKILCDPGASINLIPYSIFKTLGIRKPRPTSMRLQIADHTMNRPLGVIEDFLVRVYKFILLADFVILDCEVDYEVPIILGKPFLATGKALCDVKAGELTF, encoded by the coding sequence atgagtctctcaatcaatgtgccattagttgaagctttggaacaaatgctcgGTTATGCAATGTTTATGAAGGATCTTATGACAAAGAAGttgtcaatgaattttgaaactatcaaagtcactcatcaagtgagtgcaattgtgaattcaatggctcctaagctAGAGGATCCCGGtactttcacgattccttgtacaattggaagtgccgagtttgctaaaatTCTTTGTGATcctggggcaagtatcaatttgataccatattcgattttcaagaccttgggaattaggaaaccaagacccacctctatgagattgcaaatagCCGATCATACTATGAAtagacctttgggagtgattgaagatttTTTGGTTCGTGTTTATAAATTCATTCTTCTGGCAGATTTTGTCAtactagattgtgaagttgattatgaggtgccgattattcttggaaaacctttccttgctacggggaaggctctttgtgatgttaaagccggagaactcaccttCTGA